One Rosa chinensis cultivar Old Blush chromosome 3, RchiOBHm-V2, whole genome shotgun sequence DNA window includes the following coding sequences:
- the LOC112193795 gene encoding probable disease resistance protein At4g27220 isoform X2 translates to MEEDNNRILPLFYYVDPTDVRYQKRSFGDAFTKHENSGRHRSEKVQQWRDSLKKVANFSGWHILNHKSERELLDAIEESVCNKLRPTELEFKLSIGGFEAFAATKQAIDKVMNALKDDEATTIGVYGMGGVGKTAVVKYVGAQAQKSRLFNQVIMAVVSQNPDLIKIQETFAELLGFKLEEKTEIGRSIKLKEKIMRGTGILIILDDIWKRIDFSSIGIPSHNELQRCNSKVLLTTRRLTVCQIMDSHAKIHLNILSKEDSWSLFLKEARKSFDKSSNFYVVASEVARECAGLPVALIAVARALRDEGLDGWKEAARRLKASQPPFPEDEGDVFKCIKLSYDYLKSDDSKSCFLLCCLFPEDYDIPIEYLFKYGIGKGMFQDSNLLQARATTYLVVKALKDSSLLLDARNDRCVKMHDVIRDMAISILLSEGQPVLVKAGCELKNWPPIDAHKAYSAISLMENKICKLPQELVCPNLQILLLQHNASLNDIPNSFFQCQKELGVLDLSGTGISLLPHSISFLTNLQALYLDYCKNIIDISVIGKLNKLEILSMRENTQRELPREIGRLTNLRMLDISSDSIPQSPYGYNRTIPSKVISKLHKLEELYMQCVFWDWGSKIVGDGEETNIGFDELAGLSYLSILKVCISDANCIPKTVDVEPNWVYFDIRISSRHMRDSVNLQSGHNCRTLSLDSTDTTIGTFPDWFVNAAVKNTERLCYEECRGLSNILVEYDRGRLHGLKVLSVRGCCENLKELMNAKTCVSDKPVFENLEELYLKDMDDLKQLCVGELPPGSLCSLKLLKVCKCPNLENVLLPSELLQKLPNLEELFCEASGVEYVFGCEGFEPDQTNLRKMELMDLDVVRSICNGPAPSGMFQALMELVIMYCNFQGSLFTFDVSQCLFQLETLTVFECPVLERVIEARRETLKNKKTILPKLKNLCLIDLPMLYKGGATIDFDCPSLENFYMEDCPHLSFPSSASDYFHSRNQVNGDKPKNCIPLLDIKYVSWVINSSKSGKKATKVCRGTPRHGQTARALAKQANGTEDNARKSRQPGGGRGRVRDFFASHGERERGGGTSSGWNSNRELKLPESTTRANHSGFFLSHLNFGDFIVLELPAKPPRHRSRRKNLPMMKRG, encoded by the exons ATGGAAGAAGACAACAATAGAATTCTGCCACTTTTTTATTATGTGGATCCTACTGATGTACGATATCAGAAGAGGAGTTTCGGAGATGCTTTCACTAAGCATGAAAACTCTGGGCGACACAGATCAGAGAAGGTGCAGCAGTGGAGAGATTCTTTAAAAAAAGTGGCAAATTTCTCTGGATGGCATATACTGAATCATAA ATCTGAAAGAGAACTTTTGGATGCCATTGAGGAATCTGTGTGCAATAAATTACGACCTACTGAACTTGAGTTTAAATTGTCCATCGGAGGTTTTGAAGCATTTGCAGCAACAAAACAAGCCATTGATAAGGTCATGAATGCTCTAAAAGATGATGAGGCCACTACCATTGGAGTCTACGGAATGGGGGGCGTTGGAAAGACAGCAGTGGTGAAATATGTTGGAGCACAAGCCCAAAAAAGTAGGCTTTTTAATCAAGTGATTATGGCTGTCGTATCCCAAAACCCCGACTTGATAAAAATTCAAGAGACATTTGCAGAACTGCTGGGCTTTAAATTGGAGGAGAAGACAGAAATTGGAAGATCCATTAAATTGAAGGAGAAGATAATGAGAGGAACCGGGATCCTCATAATCTTGGATGACATTTGGAAGAGAATAGACTTTTCAAGCATAGGAATTCCAAGCCACAACGAACTTCAAAGATGCAATTCCAAAGTCCTACTGACCACCAGAAGATTGACTGTTTGTCAGATCATGGATAGCCATGCAAAAATTCATCTCAATATCTTATCAAAAGAAGATTCTTGGAGCTTATTTTTGAAGGAAGCAAGGAAATCTTTTGACAAATCTTCCAATTTCTATGTTGTAGCGAGTGAGGTGGCAAGAGAATGCGCCGGTCTACCAGTTGCCTTGATAGCAGTTGCGAGGGCCCTTCGAGATGAAGGTTTGGACGGATGGAAAGAAGCTGCTCGACGACTGAAAGCATCTCAACCTCCCTTCCCTGAAGATGAGGGAGATGTTTTCAAATGCATAAAGTTGAGTTATGATTACTTGAAATCTGATGATTCCAAATCATGCTTCTTGCTTTGCTGCCTGTTCCCAGAAGATTATGATATCCCAATTGAATACTTGTTCAAGTATGGAATTGGGAAAGGAATGTTTCAAGATTCAAACTTGCTACAGGCCCGAGCCACAACATATTTAGTGGTGAAGGCCCTTAAAGATTCTAGTTTGCTTTTGGACGCTAGAAATGACAGATGTGTAAAGATGCATGATGTCATTCGGGATATGGCAATCTCAATTTTGTTATCTGAAGGACAGCCGGTCTTGGTGAAAGCTGGCTGTGAATTGAAGAATTGGCCACCGATTGATGCACATAAAGCCTACTCTGCAATCTCACTAATGGAGAACAAAATTTGCAAGCTACCCCAAGAGTTGGTATGTCCAAATCTCCAGATTTTATTACTGCAACACAATGCTTCATTAAATGATATCCCAAACTCTTTCTTCCAATGTCAGAAAGAATTAGGAGTCTTAGATCTTAGCGGCACTGGTATTTCATTACTACCGCACTCAATCAGTTTCCTAACCAACCTTCAAGCTTTGTATTTAGATTATTGCAAGAACATAATTGACATTTCTGTAATCGGAAAACTTAACAAGCTTGAGATTCTTAGTATGAGAGAAAATACTCAGAGGGAATTGCCAAGGGAAATAGGACGATTGACCAATCTAAGGATGTTGGATATCAGTAGTGATTCTATACCCCAATCCCCATATGGATATAATCGCACAATTCCATCTAAAGTGATATCAAAGTTGCATAAATTAGAAGAACTGTACATGCAATGTGTATTTTGGGACTGGGGGAGTAAAATTGTTGGAGATGGAGAAGAAACTAATATTGGCTTTGATGAATTGGctggtttatcatatttaaGCATTTTGAAAGTTTGCATATCTGATGCAAATTGCATCCCTAAAACTGTTGATGTCGAACCGAATTGGGTTTACTTTGATATTAGAATTTCCAGCAGACATATGAGGGACAGTGTGAACTTACAATCTGGTCATAATTGTAGAACCTTAAGTCTTGATAGCACTGACACAACCATAGGAACCTTTCCGGACTGGTTTGTCAACGCTGCGGTAAAGAATACTGAGAGGCTATGTTATGAAGAATGCCGAGGGTTAAGTAACATTCTTGTTGAATATGACCGTGGTAGGTTACATGGACTGAAAGTTCTCTCTGTAAGAGGTTGCTGTGAGAACTTGAAAGAGTTGATGAACGCAAAAACATGCGTTTCTGATAAGCCTGTGTTTGAGAACTTGGAAGAGTTGTATTTGAAAGACATGGATGACCTGAAACAGTTATGTGTTGGTGAGTTACCACCTGGATCTCTCTGCAGTCTCAAATTATTGAAGGTCTGTAAGTGTCCTAACTTGGAGAATGTGCTGTTGCCATCAGAATTGTTGCAGAAACTACCAAATCTGGAAGAACTATTCTGTGAGGCAAGTGGAGTGGAATATGTGTTTGGATGTGAAGGATTTGAGCCGGATCAAACAAATCTGAGAAAGATGGAGTTGATGGATCTAGACGTAGTAAGAAGCATATGTAATGGTCCTGCTCCAAGTGGAATGTTCCAAGCTCTGATGGAATTGGTCATTATGTATTGCAATTTCCAGGGAAGCCTGTTCACATTTGATGTCTCTCAGTGTCTTTTTCAATTGGAAACCCTTACTGTATTCGAATGCCCTGTCTTGGAAAGAGTAATCGAAGCAAGGAGGGAAACattgaagaacaagaagacCATTCTTCCAAAACTGAAGAACTTATGTTTGATAGATCTTCCAATGTTGTACAAGGGAGGTGCTACTATTGATTTTGACTGTCCTTCAttggaaaacttttatatggAGGATTGCCCTCACTTGTCATTTCCGTCCTCTGCTTCTGACTACTTCCACAGCAGGAACCAAGTCAATGGTGATAAGCCTAAAAACTGTATCCCACTCCTCGATATAAAGTATGTCAGCTGGGTCATAAAC TCTTCGAAAAGTGGAAAGAAGGCAACGAAAGTATGCCGCGGAACTCCTCGACATGGACAGACTGCTAGAGCACTTGCAAAACAGGCAAACGGAACTGAGGATAATGCTAGAAAAT CAAGACAGCCCGGGGGTGGAAGAGGTAGAGTGAGGGACTTCTTTGCTTCacacggagagagagagagaggggggggaaCGAGTTCTGGTTGGAATTCAAACAGGGAACTGAAGCTTCCAGAATCGACGACTCGCGCCAACCACTCCGGATTTTTCCTCAGCCATCTGAATTTCGG GGATTTCATCGTTCTCGAACTTCCGGCGAAGCCCCCGCGCCACAGAAGCCGAAGAAAGAACCTACCGATGATGAAAAGAG GATGA
- the LOC112193795 gene encoding probable disease resistance protein At4g27220 isoform X1, translating to MEEDNNRILPLFYYVDPTDVRYQKRSFGDAFTKHENSGRHRSEKVQQWRDSLKKVANFSGWHILNHKSERELLDAIEESVCNKLRPTELEFKLSIGGFEAFAATKQAIDKVMNALKDDEATTIGVYGMGGVGKTAVVKYVGAQAQKSRLFNQVIMAVVSQNPDLIKIQETFAELLGFKLEEKTEIGRSIKLKEKIMRGTGILIILDDIWKRIDFSSIGIPSHNELQRCNSKVLLTTRRLTVCQIMDSHAKIHLNILSKEDSWSLFLKEARKSFDKSSNFYVVASEVARECAGLPVALIAVARALRDEGLDGWKEAARRLKASQPPFPEDEGDVFKCIKLSYDYLKSDDSKSCFLLCCLFPEDYDIPIEYLFKYGIGKGMFQDSNLLQARATTYLVVKALKDSSLLLDARNDRCVKMHDVIRDMAISILLSEGQPVLVKAGCELKNWPPIDAHKAYSAISLMENKICKLPQELVCPNLQILLLQHNASLNDIPNSFFQCQKELGVLDLSGTGISLLPHSISFLTNLQALYLDYCKNIIDISVIGKLNKLEILSMRENTQRELPREIGRLTNLRMLDISSDSIPQSPYGYNRTIPSKVISKLHKLEELYMQCVFWDWGSKIVGDGEETNIGFDELAGLSYLSILKVCISDANCIPKTVDVEPNWVYFDIRISSRHMRDSVNLQSGHNCRTLSLDSTDTTIGTFPDWFVNAAVKNTERLCYEECRGLSNILVEYDRGRLHGLKVLSVRGCCENLKELMNAKTCVSDKPVFENLEELYLKDMDDLKQLCVGELPPGSLCSLKLLKVCKCPNLENVLLPSELLQKLPNLEELFCEASGVEYVFGCEGFEPDQTNLRKMELMDLDVVRSICNGPAPSGMFQALMELVIMYCNFQGSLFTFDVSQCLFQLETLTVFECPVLERVIEARRETLKNKKTILPKLKNLCLIDLPMLYKGGATIDFDCPSLENFYMEDCPHLSFPSSASDYFHSRNQVNGDKPKNCIPLLDIKYVSWVINSSKSGKKATKVCRGTPRHGQTARALAKQANGTEDNARKSRQPGGGRGRVRDFFASHGERERGGGTSSGWNSNRELKLPESTTRANHSGFFLSHLNFGDFIVLELPAKPPRHRSRRKNLPMMKREG from the exons ATGGAAGAAGACAACAATAGAATTCTGCCACTTTTTTATTATGTGGATCCTACTGATGTACGATATCAGAAGAGGAGTTTCGGAGATGCTTTCACTAAGCATGAAAACTCTGGGCGACACAGATCAGAGAAGGTGCAGCAGTGGAGAGATTCTTTAAAAAAAGTGGCAAATTTCTCTGGATGGCATATACTGAATCATAA ATCTGAAAGAGAACTTTTGGATGCCATTGAGGAATCTGTGTGCAATAAATTACGACCTACTGAACTTGAGTTTAAATTGTCCATCGGAGGTTTTGAAGCATTTGCAGCAACAAAACAAGCCATTGATAAGGTCATGAATGCTCTAAAAGATGATGAGGCCACTACCATTGGAGTCTACGGAATGGGGGGCGTTGGAAAGACAGCAGTGGTGAAATATGTTGGAGCACAAGCCCAAAAAAGTAGGCTTTTTAATCAAGTGATTATGGCTGTCGTATCCCAAAACCCCGACTTGATAAAAATTCAAGAGACATTTGCAGAACTGCTGGGCTTTAAATTGGAGGAGAAGACAGAAATTGGAAGATCCATTAAATTGAAGGAGAAGATAATGAGAGGAACCGGGATCCTCATAATCTTGGATGACATTTGGAAGAGAATAGACTTTTCAAGCATAGGAATTCCAAGCCACAACGAACTTCAAAGATGCAATTCCAAAGTCCTACTGACCACCAGAAGATTGACTGTTTGTCAGATCATGGATAGCCATGCAAAAATTCATCTCAATATCTTATCAAAAGAAGATTCTTGGAGCTTATTTTTGAAGGAAGCAAGGAAATCTTTTGACAAATCTTCCAATTTCTATGTTGTAGCGAGTGAGGTGGCAAGAGAATGCGCCGGTCTACCAGTTGCCTTGATAGCAGTTGCGAGGGCCCTTCGAGATGAAGGTTTGGACGGATGGAAAGAAGCTGCTCGACGACTGAAAGCATCTCAACCTCCCTTCCCTGAAGATGAGGGAGATGTTTTCAAATGCATAAAGTTGAGTTATGATTACTTGAAATCTGATGATTCCAAATCATGCTTCTTGCTTTGCTGCCTGTTCCCAGAAGATTATGATATCCCAATTGAATACTTGTTCAAGTATGGAATTGGGAAAGGAATGTTTCAAGATTCAAACTTGCTACAGGCCCGAGCCACAACATATTTAGTGGTGAAGGCCCTTAAAGATTCTAGTTTGCTTTTGGACGCTAGAAATGACAGATGTGTAAAGATGCATGATGTCATTCGGGATATGGCAATCTCAATTTTGTTATCTGAAGGACAGCCGGTCTTGGTGAAAGCTGGCTGTGAATTGAAGAATTGGCCACCGATTGATGCACATAAAGCCTACTCTGCAATCTCACTAATGGAGAACAAAATTTGCAAGCTACCCCAAGAGTTGGTATGTCCAAATCTCCAGATTTTATTACTGCAACACAATGCTTCATTAAATGATATCCCAAACTCTTTCTTCCAATGTCAGAAAGAATTAGGAGTCTTAGATCTTAGCGGCACTGGTATTTCATTACTACCGCACTCAATCAGTTTCCTAACCAACCTTCAAGCTTTGTATTTAGATTATTGCAAGAACATAATTGACATTTCTGTAATCGGAAAACTTAACAAGCTTGAGATTCTTAGTATGAGAGAAAATACTCAGAGGGAATTGCCAAGGGAAATAGGACGATTGACCAATCTAAGGATGTTGGATATCAGTAGTGATTCTATACCCCAATCCCCATATGGATATAATCGCACAATTCCATCTAAAGTGATATCAAAGTTGCATAAATTAGAAGAACTGTACATGCAATGTGTATTTTGGGACTGGGGGAGTAAAATTGTTGGAGATGGAGAAGAAACTAATATTGGCTTTGATGAATTGGctggtttatcatatttaaGCATTTTGAAAGTTTGCATATCTGATGCAAATTGCATCCCTAAAACTGTTGATGTCGAACCGAATTGGGTTTACTTTGATATTAGAATTTCCAGCAGACATATGAGGGACAGTGTGAACTTACAATCTGGTCATAATTGTAGAACCTTAAGTCTTGATAGCACTGACACAACCATAGGAACCTTTCCGGACTGGTTTGTCAACGCTGCGGTAAAGAATACTGAGAGGCTATGTTATGAAGAATGCCGAGGGTTAAGTAACATTCTTGTTGAATATGACCGTGGTAGGTTACATGGACTGAAAGTTCTCTCTGTAAGAGGTTGCTGTGAGAACTTGAAAGAGTTGATGAACGCAAAAACATGCGTTTCTGATAAGCCTGTGTTTGAGAACTTGGAAGAGTTGTATTTGAAAGACATGGATGACCTGAAACAGTTATGTGTTGGTGAGTTACCACCTGGATCTCTCTGCAGTCTCAAATTATTGAAGGTCTGTAAGTGTCCTAACTTGGAGAATGTGCTGTTGCCATCAGAATTGTTGCAGAAACTACCAAATCTGGAAGAACTATTCTGTGAGGCAAGTGGAGTGGAATATGTGTTTGGATGTGAAGGATTTGAGCCGGATCAAACAAATCTGAGAAAGATGGAGTTGATGGATCTAGACGTAGTAAGAAGCATATGTAATGGTCCTGCTCCAAGTGGAATGTTCCAAGCTCTGATGGAATTGGTCATTATGTATTGCAATTTCCAGGGAAGCCTGTTCACATTTGATGTCTCTCAGTGTCTTTTTCAATTGGAAACCCTTACTGTATTCGAATGCCCTGTCTTGGAAAGAGTAATCGAAGCAAGGAGGGAAACattgaagaacaagaagacCATTCTTCCAAAACTGAAGAACTTATGTTTGATAGATCTTCCAATGTTGTACAAGGGAGGTGCTACTATTGATTTTGACTGTCCTTCAttggaaaacttttatatggAGGATTGCCCTCACTTGTCATTTCCGTCCTCTGCTTCTGACTACTTCCACAGCAGGAACCAAGTCAATGGTGATAAGCCTAAAAACTGTATCCCACTCCTCGATATAAAGTATGTCAGCTGGGTCATAAAC TCTTCGAAAAGTGGAAAGAAGGCAACGAAAGTATGCCGCGGAACTCCTCGACATGGACAGACTGCTAGAGCACTTGCAAAACAGGCAAACGGAACTGAGGATAATGCTAGAAAAT CAAGACAGCCCGGGGGTGGAAGAGGTAGAGTGAGGGACTTCTTTGCTTCacacggagagagagagagaggggggggaaCGAGTTCTGGTTGGAATTCAAACAGGGAACTGAAGCTTCCAGAATCGACGACTCGCGCCAACCACTCCGGATTTTTCCTCAGCCATCTGAATTTCGG GGATTTCATCGTTCTCGAACTTCCGGCGAAGCCCCCGCGCCACAGAAGCCGAAGAAAGAACCTACCGATGATGAAAAGAG AAGGATGA